The uncultured Desulfatiglans sp. DNA window CCTCATGCATGCCCCGATGGAGCCGGCGGCGGAGGCCGATGAGCTCTCCAATACCTGCGAGGCCCAAGGGGCGGTGATTGCAGTGCACTGCGCCGCCGAAGGGCTCGGCGCCCTGTGCCGCGGCCAGGAAGATCCCGGGCAGCGCATCGACTTGATCCGCCACTTCATCGAGCCGATCCGGTTCTACCCCGATCGGTCCGGCTACTTCTACGTGTACGATCTCGATTGCCGCAACATCGCCCATGCCACCCAGAAAGACCTCGTCGGGAAGAATCTATACGACTATCAGGATGCAAAAGGCAAGTATGTGATCCGTGAACTGGCCGAAGCCGCCCGGGTAGGCGGCGGGTTCGTCACCTACCACTGGATCAAGCCCGGGTCAGAGGGGGAAAAGCTGAAGCTGGGGTATGTCGAACCGATCCCCGGAACGGAATACTTCATCGGCACCGGCGTATACGAAAGTTCCATGACGGAAAGCGGCGCCGCCCCTGGGGAAAAGCACGAACAAGGCAGGTAGACAGACACCCGAAGCCGGCGCCGGGACGAACCGGATGCCTACATCGTGCAAGGCCTTTCAGCCGGCCCATCAGGACGGCACCCGCCCAGTCCGCGCCGATCCGCGCTCGAGTTGGAAACAGCTTTTTCACACACACCCCTACCGGCCCCGGGCAGCCCGCCCGGGGCCGGTCGAGCGGTCATCTCCCTGTCCAGACAGGGAGTCTTTTCTCCTTGAAGGCCCGGATGCCTTCAGGGGCATCCTCGGTACAGCACAAACGGGCGAACGCCTCGTTCATGTACTCGAAGGCCTGGTGATACTCCATATCCTCCGCCGTGTAGAAGGCCTTTTTGGCGATCTGCAAGGCCACCGGGCTCTTCTGAGCGAGGGCGGCCGCCCACCTGCGGGTCTCCATCTTCAGGGCCTCTTCAGGATAAACCCGGTTTACGAGCCCCATCGCCAAGGCCTCTCTGGCCGGAACGAGGTCCCCGAAAAAAAGCATCTCGAGGGCCTTCTTCCTACCGACGGACCGCGCAACCGGTACGACGGGACCGATGCAGTTCAGACCGACATTGATGGCCGTCAAACCCAACCGCGCCGACTCGCCTGCTACAGCCAGATCCGCGGCGGCCACCAGGCCCGCGCCATTCGCCGCCGCGACCCCGTGAACCTGGGCGATGACGGGCTTGCACAAGCCGCTGATGGCAACCAGAGGGCGCTCCATGCACCCGATCCACTCCCGATATTCGAGCGCACTCTTGCCGTGGAAATCACCGACATCGATACCCGCGCAAAAGGCCTTTCCAGCGCCCTTCAACACGATCACGCGCACCCGCTGATCCGCATCCAGTTCCTGGAGCGCCTGCCCGAGTTCCGTTGCAAGCGCCACGTTGAAGGTGTTGAGGTTTTCCGGACGATTGAGCGTCACATCCGCGACATAATCATCCCCGATCTCCACGATGATGGTCTCATATCCCATGCGCCTGCTCCTTTTTTCCGCTCGAAATCCATGCGCTGAACGGCTTTGTCCGTCTCATGAGGCGCGCCCGGTCGGCGCCGTTCATTCGTCCGTCTGTCTTCGCCGGCGCTGGACAAGGTCACTCACAGAGCCGGCCGCCATCCTGCCGTCGCATGCCCTCCAGACCCGGAACATCCCCCACGGAGGGGCACCTGCGTCCGCCGCTCATCCAGCCTGGCATTCGCCAAGACCGGCGTCGGCGATGCATTCGATCTCGATCCTGGCGCCGAGCGGCAGCCCGGCGACCTGGACGGTGGACCGCGCCGGCCGGTGATCTCCAAACACCTCGGCATACACGGCATTCACCACGGGGAATTCCTTCATATCCACGAGAAAGACCGTCGTCTTCAACACGTCCTTCATCCCCAACCCTGCCGCCAGCAGAACCTTCTGCATGTTTTCCAGGACCTGCCCCGCCTGGGTCTCGATGTCCTCACCGGCAAGCTTTCCTGTGCGCGGATCGATCCCGATCTGACCCGAACAGAACAGAAAATCACCGGCCCTTATTCACAGGCCATAAGGGCCGGTGCTCTTCCGATCTGACCCGAACAGAAGAGCAGCCCCCCCGACTTCACCGCCTGAGCGTAAGGCCCCACGGCCGCAGGTGCCTTGTCGGTCGCAATCCTCTCCATGACTCCTCCACATCCACGAGAGCAGCCTTCAACCGCTGCGGGGTTCTCGACTACTGCAGGCCTTTCCGATACCCCTCCCGCACCGCCTTCAGCTCCTCGGGGGTCCTGCAGATCTCCTCGGCCGGCACATAGTGGATGTTTTTCAACACCGGAAAACCATAAGCCTCGCTGAAGACGGTCTCCCCCCAGAGACAGTCCTCGACAACCGAATGATCTTCGGCCCGCATGATCTTCCATCCCTCGGGACTCTCCCAGGCCAAAGGCTCCTTTTCGACCGCTGCAATGATCTTTTCAGCATCCGTGCTGCCTGCGCGCTCGACGGCCGCCTTGATGAAGGTCACTCCGGCGTAGGTCTCCCCCGCCATATAATCCGGATACTCATTGAATCGTTCCTTGTAGGCCTTCACGAATCCTCGGTTCAGCGCCGAATCGGGCGTCGTGAACAGATAGCGCGTGGACATGAAGATCCCCTCCGGCATATCCTTGCCGACCGGAATGAGCGTTTCCAGCGCCCCGCCGACCGGAAAAGCGAACTTCACCTGGTCGAACAACCCCGTCGGCAGCGCCTGCTTGATGAACGCGACCGAATCCCCTCCCCAGAGAGGACACCAAACGGCATCGGGCTTGATTTTCATCACCTCTTGAATGGCTGCCGAGTAATCCGTGGCCATGAACTTCGGGAAGACCTCCCCCACCACCTCGACATCGGGCTTCAATTCCTTCAGTTTGGTAATGAACATCTCCCATGATGAATGCCCGTAGTTGTAGTCCGGACCGACCACCATCCAGCGTTTGTAAGGTTTATTTGCCATCAGATAGGCGCCTGAACGCGAATGCATCATGGCATTGCTAAGCGTGCTGAAGAGGTAAGGGGAAAAATTGGCGCCCGTAAGGGCGTCGGTTGCAGCCTGCGTTGCGATCAGGATCTTCTTGTGCTCTTTTGCGATGTCCAGGAGCGTCATGGCCAGACCGCTCGACGTCGGGCCCATCAGGAAATCGACCTTGTCGGTCAGAATGAACCGCTTGGCGATCTCTATCGTCCGTTCTTTGTTCAGTTGGGTGTCTTCGGTGGTCGCCTCCAGTTTTCTCCCGAGGATGCCGCCGGCGGCATTGATCTCCTCGACGGCCAGTTGAATCGCCTGGGCACCGTGTTTGCCGTACCCCCCCATCTTGCCGGACGAAATAAACATCGCCCCCAGTTTGACAGGCTTTTCTTCCGCAGCGGCCCCACCGCAAAACAGGGTAACACTCGCAGCCAGCACGCCAATCGCCAAACAGCATATCGCCCTCATGGTCCCGACCTCCGTTTTTGGATCATTAGCGTTGAAAGGGATCATCTTTCTTCAGCCACGCGGAATACCTGTCGCATCACCCCCTTTCCCGATCGAATCCGTCTCTCGAAACCGATCCATCGGCCATACCTGCGTAATGTGCCAGAAAACAGACGGCAACACAAGAAGCCAGATTCAATGCCTAAAGGGTGCTCATCCGGAAGTGAGCCTCTCTCCTCCCGCCCTCTCGCCCGATCACAGCCGAGACACCCGCCTGTCGACGTCCAATGGTCAGGTCCTGCAGTAGTGGTCCATGAAGGCCTTGGTGATCGCGCTCAACCGCTCATCGAGGATCGCGTAAACCTTTTTCTCGATATCCTCCGGAATCCCTCCGTAAAACGCCTGTGCGATGCCTCCCGTGATGCAGGCCAGGGTGTCCGTATCTCCTCCAAGAGAGACAGCCGTCCGGATCGCGTCCTCAAAATCCGTCGAATCCAGAAAAGCGCGAATCGCGGGGGGTACGGTCCCCTGGCATGACACATCGAACGGATGGCCAGGGCGGATCTCGTCTATCGGCCGGCTCAGATCGTACGCGAAGCGCGTCTCGATGAACGTCCGGATCTCCTCCTTCGAATGCCCGGTCCGCGCGAGGAAAACCGCTGCGGCAACCGCCTGCCCGCCTTTGATCCCTTCGGGGTGGTTGTGGGTCACCTCCGTAAACCCGCGTGCTCGATCGAGAACGCTCTCCAGATCGTGACAGGCATACCCGACCGGACTGATGCGCATGGCGGCCCCGTTCCCCCAACTGCCGTAGGGCTCCGAGTCTTCGCACCGCGCCCAGCGATGGAAGCTTCCACCGTATCCGGCGTGCGGATACCACCGGTAGAAGGTCTTCAGATTCTTCACATAGGGCGTTCCCGTCAGGATCGTGTCCGCCAGGGCAACCGTCAGCACCGTATCATCCGTGTAGACGCACAGGTCCGAAAACAAAACGAAATGCTTGGTCTTCATGCGCGTCCCCTCATAAACCGATCCTACGATATCACCCGCTATCGCCCCGATCATGGCCTCTCTCCTTCCCGGCCCAAGGCCGCTCGGTCCGCAGAATGCGGCCGCGCCCATGCAGGCCCGGCTGCGCAGGCGGTCCGGAGCGAATTGACCCTGTTTCAAAATTGCGATACTGTTTCGGCATGATACCGCAATCACCCCTCATCCGTATACCGAAATGGGCCCTGGGGGCAGCCATGCTCCTGGGGCTTCCACCGGCAGGCGTCCTGCTGGCGGGGCGCCCGATCGGACCTTACTTCGCATTCCCGCCGCGCACGGATTTCGTCTCCCACGCGCCTTTCTCATGGCCGGTCTTCTGCGTGTACGCCCTGGTCGGAACAGGCGCGCTTGCGTTCATCCTCTTTCTGTGGGCCCGGTCGAGAAACGCCCCGGCCCCCGCTCCTGCAACGAAGCGGCCCTTTCCGTGGTGGGGTTGGGCGGGGATCGGATGGGGGACCGCCGTCTGGCTGTTCGCCTGGACACGATTTTCCTGGTTCGCCCCCTTTCAGCCGCACACCTTTTTCCCCCTCTGGCTCGGCTACATTCTGACGATGAACGCCTTGATTCATAGACGGCTGGGACAATGCCCCCTCAGCAGCCGGCCCGGGCGGTTCGTCCTGCTTTTCCCCCTCAGCGCAATCTTCTGGTGGTTCTTCGAATACCTCAACCGCTTCGTGCAGAACTGGCATTATCTCGGCAGCGAATACGACGCCTGGCGCTATGCCCTTTACGCCACGATCTCCTTTTCGACCGTTCTGCCGGCCGTTCTCTCCACCCAACGCTGGCTGCTCACTCTTCCCTGGATCCGCCGGGCCTTCGAGGGCCTCCTGCCCATCCGGCCCCGTCACCCCGCACGCCTCGCCGCGTGGACGCTGCTTCTGTCGGCTGCCGTTCTGGCCGGCATCGGCGTCTGGCCCGACCTCCTCTTTGCCGGCCTCTGGGTGGCGCCGCTCCTGATCATGGTCGCCCTGCAGTCCCTGACCGGCGGCCGGCACCCTCTCGAAGGCATCCCGAAGGGCAACTGGCGAGGGGTTGTCAGCTGGTCTCTCGCGGCGCTCCTGTGCGGCTTTTTCTGGGAGATGTGGAACGCGGGCAGCCTCTCCCGCTGGGAGTATACCGTTCCCTTTGTCCAGGGTTCCAAGATCTTCGCGATGCCGGTCCTGGGATATGCCGGATATCTGCCCTTCGGGCTGACGTGTGCGGCCGTCGCCGAGATCTGGATGGCGCCGGACACATCTGCGCAAGGCAGGTAACACGTTTTCATGTTTTCGAGGGTGCCCGCTTATGGTATCTTCCCGTGGGAAAAATCAGGAAAGGAGCCGTTATGAAAGTCAAAACCAGCGAACTGCCGGGCATCGGCAAGAGCTATGCCCTAGAGACAGCCGAGGGCGCGCGCCTGGTCGTCATCGTCCATCACCAGGGGAACCGGGAGTTCTACTATTTCGAGGACCCGGACCAGGACGACCCCAGCCAAACGTTTCTGCTGACCGACGAGGAGGCCCGCCAGGTGGGGACCATTCTTCTGGGCGTGGACTATCAGCCGGTAACCGACGACCGGATGGAATTCCTCATGAAGAACCTGCGGGTGGACTGGCTGAAGGTGGCCCCGGAGAGCTGCCTGGCGGGCAAATCGATCCTGGAATCGCAGATCCGGAAACGCACCGGTGCAACCGTCATCGCCATCCAGCGCAGGGAGAAGATGATCGGAAGCCCCGACGTGAACGAGGTGATCCAACCCGGGGACATCCTGATGTCCATCGGAACACGCGACCAGACCAAGACCCTGGAATCCTTGTGCCAGTGCTGATTGGAGCCCTCGAACCCGACACGCTCTCCGTCCCATAGGAAGAAACCATGGCTCAGCTGCCCTTTCTGCTCCTCGCAGGGCTGATCCTCTGCAGCTTCTTCTTCGTCAGTTTCAGTTCGCAGAAACTGCGCCTGCCCTCCGTCTTGATCTACATCGTGCTCGGGATCGCGCTGACATCGTTTTTCCGGGAAAACGAGGCCATCCACCTTGCCGGCGAAGTCGGTATCGTCCTGCTGTTCTTCATCCTGGGGCTCGAGTTCCCTCTGACCCGTATGGTCGAGATCAGCCGGCGCATCTGGCCGGCCGGTCTCATGGATGTCCTGCTGAACACCGGCGGCGCCATGGCGCTGGCGCTCCTGTTCGGGCTGAATCCCCTGGCCGCCTTCGTGCTCGGATCCGTCGCCTACGCGACCAGTTCCTCCATCTCGGCCAAGCTCCTCGAGGAGCAGAAGCGCCTCGCCAACCCGG harbors:
- a CDS encoding putative cache sensor protein (Evidence 3 : Putative function from multiple computational evidences), which encodes MTSDKRTIPFSLYLAALACLILMHAPMEPAAEADELSNTCEAQGAVIAVHCAAEGLGALCRGQEDPGQRIDLIRHFIEPIRFYPDRSGYFYVYDLDCRNIAHATQKDLVGKNLYDYQDAKGKYVIRELAEAARVGGGFVTYHWIKPGSEGEKLKLGYVEPIPGTEYFIGTGVYESSMTESGAAPGEKHEQGR
- a CDS encoding conserved membrane hypothetical protein (Evidence 4 : Unknown function but conserved in other organisms) is translated as MLLGLPPAGVLLAGRPIGPYFAFPPRTDFVSHAPFSWPVFCVYALVGTGALAFILFLWARSRNAPAPAPATKRPFPWWGWAGIGWGTAVWLFAWTRFSWFAPFQPHTFFPLWLGYILTMNALIHRRLGQCPLSSRPGRFVLLFPLSAIFWWFFEYLNRFVQNWHYLGSEYDAWRYALYATISFSTVLPAVLSTQRWLLTLPWIRRAFEGLLPIRPRHPARLAAWTLLLSAAVLAGIGVWPDLLFAGLWVAPLLIMVALQSLTGGRHPLEGIPKGNWRGVVSWSLAALLCGFFWEMWNAGSLSRWEYTVPFVQGSKIFAMPVLGYAGYLPFGLTCAAVAEIWMAPDTSAQGR
- a CDS encoding ADP-ribosylation/Crystallin J1, whose translation is MIGAIAGDIVGSVYEGTRMKTKHFVLFSDLCVYTDDTVLTVALADTILTGTPYVKNLKTFYRWYPHAGYGGSFHRWARCEDSEPYGSWGNGAAMRISPVGYACHDLESVLDRARGFTEVTHNHPEGIKGGQAVAAAVFLARTGHSKEEIRTFIETRFAYDLSRPIDEIRPGHPFDVSCQGTVPPAIRAFLDSTDFEDAIRTAVSLGGDTDTLACITGGIAQAFYGGIPEDIEKKVYAILDERLSAITKAFMDHYCRT
- a CDS encoding ABC-type branched-chain amino acid transport system, periplasmic component, with the protein product MRAICCLAIGVLAASVTLFCGGAAAEEKPVKLGAMFISSGKMGGYGKHGAQAIQLAVEEINAAGGILGRKLEATTEDTQLNKERTIEIAKRFILTDKVDFLMGPTSSGLAMTLLDIAKEHKKILIATQAATDALTGANFSPYLFSTLSNAMMHSRSGAYLMANKPYKRWMVVGPDYNYGHSSWEMFITKLKELKPDVEVVGEVFPKFMATDYSAAIQEVMKIKPDAVWCPLWGGDSVAFIKQALPTGLFDQVKFAFPVGGALETLIPVGKDMPEGIFMSTRYLFTTPDSALNRGFVKAYKERFNEYPDYMAGETYAGVTFIKAAVERAGSTDAEKIIAAVEKEPLAWESPEGWKIMRAEDHSVVEDCLWGETVFSEAYGFPVLKNIHYVPAEEICRTPEELKAVREGYRKGLQ
- a CDS encoding TrkA-C domain protein produces the protein MKVKTSELPGIGKSYALETAEGARLVVIVHHQGNREFYYFEDPDQDDPSQTFLLTDEEARQVGTILLGVDYQPVTDDRMEFLMKNLRVDWLKVAPESCLAGKSILESQIRKRTGATVIAIQRREKMIGSPDVNEVIQPGDILMSIGTRDQTKTLESLCQC
- a CDS encoding Enoyl-CoA hydratase/isomerase family protein, translated to MGYETIIVEIGDDYVADVTLNRPENLNTFNVALATELGQALQELDADQRVRVIVLKGAGKAFCAGIDVGDFHGKSALEYREWIGCMERPLVAISGLCKPVIAQVHGVAAANGAGLVAAADLAVAGESARLGLTAINVGLNCIGPVVPVARSVGRKKALEMLFFGDLVPAREALAMGLVNRVYPEEALKMETRRWAAALAQKSPVALQIAKKAFYTAEDMEYHQAFEYMNEAFARLCCTEDAPEGIRAFKEKRLPVWTGR
- a CDS encoding Enamine/imine deaminase (fragment) codes for the protein MQKVLLAAGLGMKDVLKTTVFLVDMKEFPVVNAVYAEVFGDHRPARSTVQVAGLPLGARIEIECIADAGLGECQAG